The region TAATGACCTGAATTTTTATCATCATTTCCGATTCTCTTCAATGCAACTCCATGCCAAGTATTTAAATACTTTGTACCCTTTTTTTTGAAATTTAGACTTCTTTCAATATTAATATCGGTAATCCAATATTTTGCCTTAAGGGCTGTTATAAAATATCTAAAACTATCAAATTTAACTACACGAAGACCTAAGTTTTCAAATTTTTGTGGCTCGTTAAACGCCCAGATAAAGTTATACTTTTTATATCTATCGTCTTTTTTCATATATTGGTAAATTTCATAAGGACTTCCACCAAATGAATTTCCACCATTAGCAACTACTAGAACCAGCCTTTTATCTGTATATACAAATAGTCCCAAAATTTTAAAGAATAAACTTCCACAAAAAACAAACAATTTTTTTAGAAGTAAACTGTGTTTTACAATGAATGCTAATCTTTTTTTCATATATTACCCTCCTAAAAAATTATTAAATTGTTATTTTATAATCTGAAAGGATTAACTCAAAAACACACGCTAAAAACCCAACTAATAACATGGTATGCGCAAATACTGTTGTTAAGAACAAATAAATCCAAACAATTGTGAAAATTCCAAGTTTATAATCATTTTTACTTATTGCTTTTTTCAATAAATAGAAGAAACTTACAAAAAATGAAGTAAAGAAATATACTCCCCCTTCACTAAGGATTGTCATAATAGAATTTGTATATCCTGTTTCAGAACGCGCTAGCCTCCAGAAACTTGAAAAACTTATCCTCGTTGCTATATTACCATATCCCGATCCAAAAAAAGGGTGAACCATCCACGCCTTAAATCCTGAAATGTAATCTTGCATTCTACTAGAACCGGAGGCTGACGATAATTTATTTGTCAATAACTGGTAACCAAGCGCGATCGCAATGATTGCAAAAATTGGAAACAAGATTAAACCAAATCTAAATCGATTATGCTTTACTGTATCTTCCAAGTATTCAAAAAGCTTACTCATAGTAACAACACCAAGGATCAGTAAAACACCAGTCACAGACACAGTACTTGCAATTGTAATTAAGTAAACAGCAAATCTAGATAAACTTTTTCTACCATTAATAAGATAGTCAAAGATAAAGGCAACACTCAGATTAAGACTATACATGGGAGCTTCACAAAAAATTCCAATATTTCTAAAAATAGTATGTCCAAAAACAACCGCATCGTGTTGCCACTGGAAATAAATATTAAAATAACTTGAAGTAATAACATTTCCACCCCAGTTAATTGGAAGCGAACCGGTCGGTTTAATAATCCCAGCTATAGATCCAAAAAGCCAAAAAAATAAAGAAATAATGGCCAGTATAAAAATAATATTAGAATACATTCGCAGTAATTGTTTAAAATCATTTTTTTCCTTGTACAAATGTATGTATATTACCATCAATAAAAAATAAACCACAAAAACTTGAATCAGCCCAAAAATTTTACCAGGTGAAACCAATATATATACACTAATATACAAAATCCACAAAACAGAAAAAATAATTAGTTTGCCCACTTTTGTCTCTAAACTCATTAAAGTAAGAACTCTAACAAATAATAAAGCTACTAAAATCACTGGTAGGTGGTAATTACTCATTGAAGCTGCATTAAAAACTGATTGTGTACATAAAATAATTAAAGCCACTATCAAATAATCTATCAGATGAAAAATATACCCAACCACATTTTTATTTCCATACATACTTTTTCTCCCACAACTTATAACGGTGTTCTATCAGCCCTCTTCTAAGGAGGTACACAAACTAATAATGTGTTATTGATTTTCGTCTGATACCATTTCTACCTTAGGATTAAACCAAATTCCCTTAGAAAAACCGCGTAACACTATTTTCTCTTTTCTCAACTTATTTCGCTTGGTTTTCCAAGGCGTTAGTAAAGTAAATGCCATTAATTTTAAAATATATAGTAATAACGTTTTTCGGCCTTTTTTCCTTGCAACAAAGAATCGATTTCTAAACGAATAAAAATATCTATCCATACGATCGGTTTCTTCTGCTAAGAATGCCTTAAAATTAGCATCAGCGTTGCTCTTCATCTTGTGAATTACGAGACTATCCATAACTATGTAACAATTCTCATTCATGGAAATTCGTTGAGAATAATCCGAATCATCCGCCCATACAAAAAAGTCTTTTATAGGTAATCCATACTTTCCAACAATCTTCTTAGGAACAAAGAATCCTACGAAAGACGCTTTTTCTACTTTAAGAACGTTATCCATTTCTGGGACAGTTCCTAACCAATTTTTAGCTAGTGTTGGTATGTTCATTTTACTTGCTGTCCCGTCAGTAAACCTTGCATAATTACAAAGAAAGCCAAAATCTTCATCTAACTCTTTTGCTGTCTCAGTTAACTTACCTAAAGCATCTTGCTGAACCATGGTATCGTCGTCCATTAGCCAAAAATATTTATAATTAAGCTGATAACCGTACTTTAAAGCAAAATTGTATCCACCTGCTCCACCTAAGTTTTCACCGGTATTAACATAGTGAATATTACTTGCATTTTCAAACCTTTTTACTGCTTCTGATGTTCCATCGGTACTAGCGTTATCCACAATAAGTACATCACATTGACTTTTTGAACTACTCAGATTATTAATACACTCCATTAATAAATCCTTTCGGTTAAATGTCACCACAATTGCTAAAACTTCGTTCAATTCTTGCCATCGCTCCAAATCAAAAATCCTCCTCTAAAAAATCACATAATATATATTGCTTTTTATCTTAATATGCACTATTTGGCTTTATCATAATTAAGACAGTTCTTAGTAATATCGTTATATCAAGAGCTAACGAACTTCGACTTATATATTCAATGTCCAAATCTACCATTTCTTTAAAATCAAGATCGTTTCTTCCACTAACCTGCCATAATCCAGTACAGCCGGGCTTAACAACTAATCTTTTTTTTTCATACTCCGTATATTCGGATACTTCCCTAATTAGGGGTGGTCTTGTACCAACCAAGCTCATATCTCCAATTAAAACGTTAACTAATTGTGGAAGTTCATCAATACTATGTCTTCTTATGAAATTTCCTACATGTGTAACACGCGGATCATTTTTCATTTTGAACATAGCACCATCAACTTCATTTTTTTCAGCGAGAGAGTCTAGTATCTTATCCGCATTCACAACCATAGAACGAAATTTATACATTTTAAATCTTTTACCATGTCGTCCCACTCTATACTGAAAATAGAACACAGGACCATTGACGTCCTCTTTTTTTATTGCCAAAGACACTATTAAAAAGACGGGGAATAACAATAGTAAACCTAATAAACTAGCAACAATATCAAAAGTTCTCTTGAGAAAGCGATATACAAACCGCCTACTCTGATTCTGGTACTCTTCTAAAAGAGTAAATTCATTATCTTTAATCACAATAATCACCATTAGAATCCTTTTTATTTTTAAGTCGCAATCTCTACTATCCCTCCCCGAATGAATCACTAGAAAATGCGCTACTTTATAATTAAATTAAAACAACCAAAAATGCTTCTTTTTCTCACTCAACTCCGAAATTCTCATAATACCCTCATCAGAGATTTCATCGCCATTAATAATTGCTTTGGCGTTAAAATTAAGCAACTCCATCCTACGTTCTCCATCTGACCGTTCCACCTTTTCAAAGGCTTCCTCCATTAGGAACCGTCTTCCTCTAAAATTGTGTGCGTCTGAAGAAAAAACAAAGCCAAGATTTGCTTCAATTATTTTTTCGGTCAAGGTCGTCACTTTTTTACCAAAAACATCAAGATAGCTACTACTTGTTACTTGGGTTAAGCATCCCATTTCAACAAAATCATATAGCTTATCCGGATTCTGTTGAAATCCTTGATTTCGTTCAGGATGAGCAATTACAGGAATAATCCCACGTGACAAGAGTTCAAACAATATTTTTTCTGTGTATTCGGGAATACCGTTGTGTGGCAACTCCAAGAGTAAGTATTTTCCACCCTCGTCCATAAAAAGAATATCGTCAGCATCAATTGCTGCTAATAGATCACCTGTCAAATGGACCTCCTGTCCAGGAAAAACTGTCAATGGAATATTCTCCTCATTCAATCTTTCCTGAAACTCATTTGTCTTTTGAATCACATCAACTTTATGATTCGTGTACTCTCCATCCATATGATGAGGTGTAACTAAGATATGCGAAATCCCTTGTTCAACAGCAACACGTGCAAGATCCAAAGACATCCCCATATCCTTAGATCCATCATCAACTCCAGGTAAAATATGACAATGCAGATCAATTATTCCCATTATTTGCCTCCCGTTCCATAATATCCACCGTAATTACCGCCATAATATCCAGTTGATTTCTCCGCTGTAACCCGATTCATGATAGCACCAAGTATTTTTGCATGAACAACGTCCAGTAGTTGCTTAGCATGCCGAACTCCAGCCTTATCAGCATAGCCTTGTGGCACAACTAAAATAGTACCGTCTGCCCTAGCAGCCAATACTTGTGCATCGGTAACAGTATTAACGGGTGGCGCATCAATAATTACTACATCAAACTTTTCAGATAAAGACTTCATTATTTCACCCATTCGTTCAGACCCTAGTAGTTCAGAGGGATTGGGTGGTATCGGACCACTAGTCATTATTGATAGATCCTTAATTGGCGTTTCATGAATGGCCGTATCCATATCAACATTACCACTCAATAAAGTACTAAGCCCCTTTGCATTATTTTGACTAAAAGTACGATGGACCGTTGGGCGGCGTAAGTCTGCATCAACTAATAGAATTTTCCTTCCCTGAACTGCCCATGTAACTGCCACATTGTTACTAACAGTGGATTTTCCTTCTGATGGTGCCGACGAAGTAAATACGATTGTTTTTAGTTTCTGATCAATTGCTGAAAATTTAATATTAGTTCTAATTGTCCTAAATTGTTCTGCGATAACCGAAGCGGGTTCTGTATAAGCAATTAAACCCACTCCGTTTTTTAGGCTTTCGTCATCCAATTTTCTTTTTCTATTAAATATTGACATCTGTTAGACCCTCCTTCTTGTTCGTGAAGTATCTTTGGAATCGTGTGACTTTGCATCATCAGAATTATTAGGAACGACCCGTTTCTTTAAATCTTTAACAGCAATTTCATTAACCACACCTAAACTATTTAATCCAAGTTCATCAGTTAAGAATTCTTCTGATGTTACGGTTCTATCACTCAATTCACGTAAGAATGCAAGGCCAAACCCAATAAGTAAACCAAGTATCAGTCCAGCTACAAGGTTTAACTTCGTTCGTGGGCTAACTGGTTGATCATCCGCCTGTGCCTTAGAAACCATTGATACATTATTGACACTCATGATCTTTCCAATCTTGTTTTTGAAAACTGAAGCGGTTTTGTTAGCAATTTTCGCAGCCATTTCAGGATTTGTACTTTTAGCGGTGATCGAAAACACTTGAGAATTTTGCTGGCTAGAAATAGAAATTGCCTTTTTCATTCCATTTTCTCCGGGGTAACCGGCTTGCCCGGCTAGTGAACTATCAACATCCCTTAAAACAGCTGGACTCATGATGATATCTTTGTATGTACTAATCATTTGAACATCAGCTTGAACCTGTTGAAATTGCGCCCCCTGCATTTCGGCCGGAAGCTTCCGATTGACTAAGATTTCTGTTGTCGCGCTATATTTTGGCGTCATAATAAAAAAAGTCACCAATACTGATAATAAAGTCACAATAACTGTACTAGCAGCAATCAATCCGATGTGACGCCTTAAAGTTGATAAAACTTGTCCGATACTTATTTGTTGTTCAGTTTCCATTTAATCCTCCACGCTTATTATTTAAGCTTGTTAAATATTTGTGTTGATGCATTAGAAAGGCTGTTTGAATCAGTTACATAGTTGCTAAGTAGCACAACACCAGTATTATTACTACGGTGCCATTCCACTCGATTTCGACCTCCCGTTAGTGCCTGAGCCATGGACAAATCATTGCCACTAACTAAGAATCCGGCCGCATGTCCATTCTTTAATAAATTATTCCAAGTACCATTCTTGATATAACTGCCATTAAATATATAAGCACATAGCTTAGCAACATCAGCAGCTGTACTAATAACTGGTGAATCTCCGGCCCGATTAACATCTGTTACATTTAATTCATCAGACGATACTTCCGATTTAACCCCTACCGTCGGATCCATCTGATAGTAACTAACGGCATCTTTAAGCGACCCAACTTTTGAATTTCTCATTCCAGCACTTTCAAAAAATTCATTTAACACTGTTTCATATTTTTTTCCAGTCGCCTTTTGGATTATGTAGGAAGAGATAATTGTGTTTAAATTGCTATCTGCATATTGTCCAATCTGACTTTCATCGAAGCTAGCATTAGAATCTGCCCAGCTCATCTGACTGCCTACTGAAGCTATTGGGCTACCAGAAACTGATGTTATCCCTGAAGATTGATTAATAACGTCCTTCAACGTTATTTGACTAGCGCCAGGTAAAGTCGAGTCATACTTTGAAACAGTAGTTGAAAGTTTTAACTTACCTTGGTCTACTAAATGCAAAATAATACCGGCATTGATATTATCCTGAATTTTTCCAATTAGAAACCCACTTAGGTTTGTGTTTTTTTCATCTTTAGTAGTATTGCTAAATCCTCTACTTTGACGTATCTTAAGTTTCCCTTTTACAATTGCCGCCGCTTGTCCAGAGATGCTATTATCATTTAAAATTGAACTCACGTTAATTAGCTTGGGTGCGGTTGATGTAGTATCATCTTTATTACTTGTTGAACTAGATACAGCATGGTTGTTAACCATTACTGTAGTACTTCGCTTATCTATCAAGTGATTTGCCAAAGAATCCTTTTTCACTAAAGAAATCCCGAATCCAAGTGCACAAAAAACTACGACAATTGCAACAAACGTTCCTACCCATCTTAAAAATCTTTTCATGTACAAAAAACTCCATCTTGTATTTTTTACCTTTTTAAATCTATCATTATTTATGTCCCTTCACAATGTCTTGTTGAAGTTTGGCGACCCCACAAAAGCGGTTACATTCGCGAGTTAATTCCTAAATATTACAATGTACAAAATTTTATATTATATTTGAAAACGAATTATCATTTTATAAACACTCTAAAAATCATGGAATTAATAAAAAGCCCTCTCAGACTTTACACATTGTGTTTAGTCGAAAAGACTTTTCGAATTACTACTTTATTTAAGGCTCAAAACCGTTACGCTTTCAACATGGGGTGTCTGTGGAAATTGATCAACCGGAATAATTGAACCATCTACCTCATAACCTTGTTCTTCAAATAATCCAATATCGCGAACCAAGGTGGCAGGATTACAACTGACATATACAACCTTCTTTGGCTGTAATTCCCCAATGCTTTCGATCACACTACCTGCAAGACCCTTACGTGGTGGATCCACAACAACTAGATCAGTTTTAATTTCATTTTCTGCCCACAGCTTCATCTGATCTTCGGCCTTATTGATTACGAATTCCACATTATCAATTCCGTTGCTTTGTGCATTCATCTTAGCGTCATGAATAGCTTCTGGTACTACTTCGACACCCATTACCCGTTTAGCATGCTTTGCCATTGCTAAGGAAATTGTCCCAATTCCACAATATAAATCCAAAACAGTTTCATTGCCAGTTAGTCCAGCCTTATCAATAGCCAATTGATATAGTTTTTCAGTCTGAACTGGATTTACCTGATAAAACGAACTTGGCGAAATAATAAAGTTAATTCCTAATAGTTGATCATGAATTACAGGTGATCCAGATTTCAGGATATTTTTATCTCCCATCATCACATTAGTAACTCGATTATTAATATTTTGGTAAACACTGACAACGTTATTAATTGCAGCAATTTCATTAAATACTTGATCACTATTAGGAAATTGCTCTTTATTAGTGATCAATACAACCATAATCTCGCCAGATTTTCTTCCACGTCGAACCATCACATTCCTAATGATTCCTTGATGGTTAACTTCTTCATAAGGCACTACTTGGTTTGCCCTAAGGATATCCCTTACTTTAACAATTACATCATCAATGACCGTATCTTGAATTCTAAAATCTTCAATTGGTACTAAATCATGCGAGTTTCTTTTAAAGAAGCCCGTTTCCAATTGTTCAGCAACTGTTCGAACAGGAATTTGAGCCTTATTTCGATAACCATAGGGTTCATCCATCCCAATTGTATTATCAACGTGAATATTCAAATGGCTTTTCTTCAATAGGTTTTCAATTTGATGCTGTTTAAACAGCAGTTGCGCGTCGTACCTCAAATATTGAAGAGGTGCGATTCCTGTTTGTGTATATTCTTTTCCTAACCCATCAACTCGATCTGGACTGGATTGTAAAACTTCTAATACTCGCCCAAACGCATAGGTCTTTTGAACTTTAGTTACAACAATTTTGGCCTTTTCGCCAGGTAAAGTATTGGTTATAAAAATCGGAAAGTTTTCGATTTTCGCTACCCCTAAGCCTTGGTATGTTAGATCTTCGATGCTTACGTCGTACTGTTTATTTTTTTCAACTGGTTGCTTTGTCTTCATGTATTCTTCCTTTACTTAGTTAAATAAAAAAGGTGAGGTCACACATGCAACACTCATCCTTTTATACATTAATCATCACTATCTTCATCTTCCGGTATTTTTTCAACCGCTTCAACGAATTGTTGTTCTGCTTCTTCCATAATCTTATCATCAGGGTCGCCCCCAATTGCATTATCAGGAATTTTATCAACATTGGCAAACATTTCGATGTGTCGATGCAAATTTTTAAAAACCATCGGTGCATCGCCACCATACTCGCCATCTAGGTTAATCATGATTTTATCATTAACCGGATTAACCTTAACCTTTTTTGCTTTACGGTAAATAATTCGTTCATCATCAACGTGCTTTCCATTCAATGCTTTTACCATCAAATGAAGCAAAGCTGGCAAGTTCCCTGGCTTCACGATTATCATGGTGAATCGACCATCATCTAGAGAAGCATCCGGAACAATCTGTTCAAATCCCCCGATTGAGTTTGTTAGTGCTAAGAAGAACATTGAGGCTTTATCCTTAAAGTGCTCACCATCATACTCAATATCCATCTCAACCGGTTTAACCTGAGGTAATATTTCGGCTCCTCGTACCAAATAAGCCATGTAACCAAAAACGCTTTTTAAATTAGATGGCACATCATAGGTTAATTCCGTTAACAACCCCCCAGCCGCGATATTAATAAAGTAGTTATTACCTGCTTTACCAATATCCATCTTAAATCGCTGATCTTTTAACACAATTTTGGCTGCTGCAACGGGATCCTCA is a window of Pediococcus claussenii ATCC BAA-344 DNA encoding:
- a CDS encoding serine hydrolase domain-containing protein, which codes for MKRFLRWVGTFVAIVVVFCALGFGISLVKKDSLANHLIDKRSTTVMVNNHAVSSSTSNKDDTTSTAPKLINVSSILNDNSISGQAAAIVKGKLKIRQSRGFSNTTKDEKNTNLSGFLIGKIQDNINAGIILHLVDQGKLKLSTTVSKYDSTLPGASQITLKDVINQSSGITSVSGSPIASVGSQMSWADSNASFDESQIGQYADSNLNTIISSYIIQKATGKKYETVLNEFFESAGMRNSKVGSLKDAVSYYQMDPTVGVKSEVSSDELNVTDVNRAGDSPVISTAADVAKLCAYIFNGSYIKNGTWNNLLKNGHAAGFLVSGNDLSMAQALTGGRNRVEWHRSNNTGVVLLSNYVTDSNSLSNASTQIFNKLK
- a CDS encoding polymerase produces the protein MYGNKNVVGYIFHLIDYLIVALIILCTQSVFNAASMSNYHLPVILVALLFVRVLTLMSLETKVGKLIIFSVLWILYISVYILVSPGKIFGLIQVFVVYFLLMVIYIHLYKEKNDFKQLLRMYSNIIFILAIISLFFWLFGSIAGIIKPTGSLPINWGGNVITSSYFNIYFQWQHDAVVFGHTIFRNIGIFCEAPMYSLNLSVAFIFDYLINGRKSLSRFAVYLITIASTVSVTGVLLILGVVTMSKLFEYLEDTVKHNRFRFGLILFPIFAIIAIALGYQLLTNKLSSASGSSRMQDYISGFKAWMVHPFFGSGYGNIATRISFSSFWRLARSETGYTNSIMTILSEGGVYFFTSFFVSFFYLLKKAISKNDYKLGIFTIVWIYLFLTTVFAHTMLLVGFLACVFELILSDYKITI
- the rlmD gene encoding 23S rRNA (uracil(1939)-C(5))-methyltransferase RlmD, encoding MKTKQPVEKNKQYDVSIEDLTYQGLGVAKIENFPIFITNTLPGEKAKIVVTKVQKTYAFGRVLEVLQSSPDRVDGLGKEYTQTGIAPLQYLRYDAQLLFKQHQIENLLKKSHLNIHVDNTIGMDEPYGYRNKAQIPVRTVAEQLETGFFKRNSHDLVPIEDFRIQDTVIDDVIVKVRDILRANQVVPYEEVNHQGIIRNVMVRRGRKSGEIMVVLITNKEQFPNSDQVFNEIAAINNVVSVYQNINNRVTNVMMGDKNILKSGSPVIHDQLLGINFIISPSSFYQVNPVQTEKLYQLAIDKAGLTGNETVLDLYCGIGTISLAMAKHAKRVMGVEVVPEAIHDAKMNAQSNGIDNVEFVINKAEDQMKLWAENEIKTDLVVVDPPRKGLAGSVIESIGELQPKKVVYVSCNPATLVRDIGLFEEQGYEVDGSIIPVDQFPQTPHVESVTVLSLK
- a CDS encoding YveK family protein, giving the protein METEQQISIGQVLSTLRRHIGLIAASTVIVTLLSVLVTFFIMTPKYSATTEILVNRKLPAEMQGAQFQQVQADVQMISTYKDIIMSPAVLRDVDSSLAGQAGYPGENGMKKAISISSQQNSQVFSITAKSTNPEMAAKIANKTASVFKNKIGKIMSVNNVSMVSKAQADDQPVSPRTKLNLVAGLILGLLIGFGLAFLRELSDRTVTSEEFLTDELGLNSLGVVNEIAVKDLKKRVVPNNSDDAKSHDSKDTSRTRRRV
- a CDS encoding diacylglycerol kinase, which produces MTKRARIIYNPTSGREAIKQNLVDIFSVFEEAGFETSAFATTPEPNSAKNEANRAGKEGFDLIVAAGGDGTINEVVNGIAPLHWRPQMAIIPAGTTNDYARALRIPREDPVAAAKIVLKDQRFKMDIGKAGNNYFINIAAGGLLTELTYDVPSNLKSVFGYMAYLVRGAEILPQVKPVEMDIEYDGEHFKDKASMFFLALTNSIGGFEQIVPDASLDDGRFTMIIVKPGNLPALLHLMVKALNGKHVDDERIIYRKAKKVKVNPVNDKIMINLDGEYGGDAPMVFKNLHRHIEMFANVDKIPDNAIGGDPDDKIMEEAEQQFVEAVEKIPEDEDSDD
- a CDS encoding CpsD/CapB family tyrosine-protein kinase, coding for MSIFNRKRKLDDESLKNGVGLIAYTEPASVIAEQFRTIRTNIKFSAIDQKLKTIVFTSSAPSEGKSTVSNNVAVTWAVQGRKILLVDADLRRPTVHRTFSQNNAKGLSTLLSGNVDMDTAIHETPIKDLSIMTSGPIPPNPSELLGSERMGEIMKSLSEKFDVVIIDAPPVNTVTDAQVLAARADGTILVVPQGYADKAGVRHAKQLLDVVHAKILGAIMNRVTAEKSTGYYGGNYGGYYGTGGK
- a CDS encoding glycosyltransferase → MERWQELNEVLAIVVTFNRKDLLMECINNLSSSKSQCDVLIVDNASTDGTSEAVKRFENASNIHYVNTGENLGGAGGYNFALKYGYQLNYKYFWLMDDDTMVQQDALGKLTETAKELDEDFGFLCNYARFTDGTASKMNIPTLAKNWLGTVPEMDNVLKVEKASFVGFFVPKKIVGKYGLPIKDFFVWADDSDYSQRISMNENCYIVMDSLVIHKMKSNADANFKAFLAEETDRMDRYFYSFRNRFFVARKKGRKTLLLYILKLMAFTLLTPWKTKRNKLRKEKIVLRGFSKGIWFNPKVEMVSDENQ
- a CDS encoding sugar transferase; this encodes MVIIVIKDNEFTLLEEYQNQSRRFVYRFLKRTFDIVASLLGLLLLFPVFLIVSLAIKKEDVNGPVFYFQYRVGRHGKRFKMYKFRSMVVNADKILDSLAEKNEVDGAMFKMKNDPRVTHVGNFIRRHSIDELPQLVNVLIGDMSLVGTRPPLIREVSEYTEYEKKRLVVKPGCTGLWQVSGRNDLDFKEMVDLDIEYISRSSLALDITILLRTVLIMIKPNSAY
- a CDS encoding tyrosine-protein phosphatase, which gives rise to MGIIDLHCHILPGVDDGSKDMGMSLDLARVAVEQGISHILVTPHHMDGEYTNHKVDVIQKTNEFQERLNEENIPLTVFPGQEVHLTGDLLAAIDADDILFMDEGGKYLLLELPHNGIPEYTEKILFELLSRGIIPVIAHPERNQGFQQNPDKLYDFVEMGCLTQVTSSSYLDVFGKKVTTLTEKIIEANLGFVFSSDAHNFRGRRFLMEEAFEKVERSDGERRMELLNFNAKAIINGDEISDEGIMRISELSEKKKHFWLF